In one window of Deltaproteobacteria bacterium DNA:
- a CDS encoding formyltransferase: MRAVVFAYHNMGIAGIRTLLDHGFTIPMVLSHEDDPRENRWFGSVAEFCRERGIPVFFPKDVNAPPWPDRIRTASPDLLFSFYYRSMLKKEILEIPPLGAMNLHGSLLPKYRGRAPVNWVLVKGETETGVTLHFMTEKPDAGDIVGQAAVPIAFGDTALTLFGKMESAASRLLDDLLPRIANGEIPRRPNDLARGSYFGGRSPEDGRIDWSRPAVEIYNLVRAVTRPYPGAFAELAGEKLTVWWAVPLPGEAGSVLSPGTIRVSGGPSYAMAGGCVAPVSGPRRVVVETGEGWLQLEEIEWRTRAAKGEAIVDLLAGAANGRLS; encoded by the coding sequence ATGCGGGCGGTCGTCTTCGCGTACCACAACATGGGGATCGCCGGGATCCGCACCCTCCTCGACCACGGCTTCACGATCCCGATGGTCCTGTCCCACGAGGACGACCCGAGGGAGAACCGGTGGTTCGGTTCCGTGGCGGAGTTCTGCCGGGAGCGGGGGATCCCGGTTTTTTTCCCGAAGGACGTCAACGCGCCGCCGTGGCCGGACCGGATCCGTACGGCTTCGCCCGACCTGCTCTTCTCCTTCTACTACCGGTCGATGTTGAAAAAGGAGATCCTCGAGATCCCGCCGCTGGGGGCGATGAACCTCCACGGCTCGCTGCTGCCGAAGTACCGGGGACGGGCGCCGGTCAACTGGGTGCTCGTGAAGGGGGAGACGGAAACCGGGGTGACCCTCCACTTCATGACGGAGAAGCCCGACGCGGGGGATATCGTGGGTCAGGCGGCGGTGCCGATCGCCTTCGGGGACACGGCGCTCACGCTGTTCGGGAAGATGGAGAGTGCGGCTTCGCGGCTCCTCGACGACCTGCTCCCGCGGATCGCGAACGGGGAGATCCCGCGGCGCCCGAACGACCTTGCCCGCGGCAGCTACTTCGGCGGGCGCAGCCCCGAGGACGGGCGGATCGACTGGTCCCGGCCGGCGGTGGAGATCTACAACCTCGTCCGTGCGGTCACCCGTCCCTACCCGGGGGCGTTCGCGGAACTCGCGGGGGAAAAACTGACGGTGTGGTGGGCGGTCCCCCTGCCGGGGGAGGCGGGGAGCGTGCTGTCCCCGGGGACGATCCGGGTTTCGGGCGGGCCGTCGTACGCGATGGCGGGGGGGTGCGTCGCCCCGGTTTCCGGCCCGCGGCGGGTCGTCGTCGAGACGGGGGAAGGGTGGCTTCAACTGGAGGAAATCGAATGGAGAACGCGGGCGGCGAAGGGGGAGGCGATCGTCGACCTTCTCGCCGGCGCCGCGAACGGGAGGCTTTCGTGA
- a CDS encoding bifunctional UDP-4-keto-pentose/UDP-xylose synthase codes for MKVLILGVNGFIGHHLTARILKETDWTIYGMDLSADRLGKSANHPRFDFVEGDISINKEWIEYHIKKADVILPLVAIATPKVYVERPLSVFELDFEENLRIVRQVHRYGKRIVFPSTSEVYGMCADKEFDEEKSLLVLGPIAKERWIYSCCKQMLDRVIWAYGRQGLAFTLFRPFNWIGPRLDSIETAKEGSSRVVTQFIADLYLGKPIQVVDGGEQRRCFTYVDDGIAGLMKVLANKNGCANGGIFNIGNPANDYSIRELAEMLRDLYAKHPRNRGKKVPPITEVNSKQFYGEGYQDIQTRTPSIRRAKEILGWEPKVTMKTALKKTLDAFLAEADASRARR; via the coding sequence GTGAAAGTGCTGATCTTGGGAGTGAACGGTTTCATCGGCCATCACCTGACGGCCAGGATCCTGAAGGAGACCGACTGGACGATCTACGGGATGGATCTTTCCGCCGACCGGCTGGGGAAGTCGGCGAACCATCCCCGGTTCGACTTCGTCGAGGGCGACATCTCGATCAACAAGGAGTGGATCGAATATCACATCAAGAAGGCCGACGTGATCCTGCCGCTGGTGGCGATCGCGACGCCGAAGGTCTACGTCGAGCGCCCGTTGTCGGTCTTCGAGCTCGACTTCGAGGAGAACCTGCGCATCGTCCGGCAGGTGCATCGGTACGGCAAGCGGATCGTCTTCCCCTCCACCTCCGAGGTGTACGGGATGTGCGCCGACAAGGAGTTCGACGAGGAGAAATCGCTGCTGGTCCTCGGGCCGATCGCCAAGGAGCGGTGGATCTACTCGTGCTGCAAGCAGATGCTGGACCGGGTCATCTGGGCGTACGGGCGGCAGGGGCTCGCCTTCACCCTCTTCCGCCCCTTCAACTGGATCGGGCCGCGCCTCGACTCGATCGAGACCGCAAAGGAGGGGAGCTCCCGCGTGGTCACGCAGTTCATCGCCGACCTGTACCTCGGCAAGCCGATCCAGGTGGTGGACGGCGGAGAGCAGCGCCGCTGCTTCACCTACGTGGACGACGGGATCGCGGGGCTGATGAAGGTCCTCGCGAACAAAAACGGCTGCGCGAACGGCGGTATCTTCAACATCGGGAACCCGGCGAACGACTACTCGATCCGGGAGCTCGCCGAGATGCTCCGGGATCTGTACGCGAAGCACCCCCGGAACCGCGGGAAGAAGGTCCCCCCCATCACCGAGGTCAACTCGAAGCAGTTCTACGGCGAGGGGTACCAGGACATCCAGACGCGGACTCCCTCCATCCGTCGCGCGAAGGAGATCCTCGGGTGGGAGCCGAAGGTGACGATGAAGACGGCGCTGAAAAAAACCCTCGACGCCTTCCTCGCCGAGGCGGACGCCTCCCGCGCGCGGAGGTAA
- a CDS encoding glycosyltransferase, which produces MISVVVPVYNEEKNLLLLMDRLEAALRETGQAYEIIYVDDGSRDGSLEVLKGFLGRTGVRVLELTRNYGQHAAIISGFSIVRGEIVVTIDADLQNPPEEIPAIVRTMEEGNFEVVGTVREMRKDSIFRKIPSRIVNAMTRRITGIRMSDWGCMLRGYRREVVDRMVESQEYSTFIPALATLFAKRMTEIPVGHAERHAGVSKYNLWNLLNLQFDLLTSFSEFPLRVLLYMGTGMAFLGVAFGALLVVMRIFYGAAWAANGIFTLFAVLFFFVGALFFALGIMGQYIGRIYHEVRKRPRFTIRKLHEG; this is translated from the coding sequence GTGATCTCCGTTGTCGTCCCCGTCTACAACGAGGAGAAGAACCTCCTCCTCCTGATGGACCGGCTCGAGGCGGCGCTGCGGGAGACGGGGCAGGCGTACGAGATCATCTACGTGGACGACGGCAGCCGGGACGGCTCCCTCGAGGTCCTGAAAGGGTTCCTCGGGCGGACCGGTGTCCGGGTCCTCGAGCTCACCCGGAACTACGGGCAGCACGCGGCGATCATCTCGGGATTTTCCATCGTCCGGGGGGAGATCGTAGTCACGATCGACGCGGACCTGCAGAACCCTCCCGAGGAGATCCCCGCCATCGTGCGTACGATGGAAGAGGGGAACTTCGAAGTCGTGGGCACGGTCCGGGAGATGCGGAAAGACTCGATCTTCCGGAAGATCCCCTCGCGGATCGTGAACGCGATGACCCGCCGGATCACGGGGATCCGCATGAGCGACTGGGGGTGCATGCTGCGCGGGTACCGGCGCGAGGTGGTGGACCGCATGGTGGAGAGCCAGGAGTATTCCACGTTCATCCCCGCCCTGGCGACCCTCTTCGCGAAGCGGATGACGGAGATCCCGGTCGGGCACGCGGAGCGGCACGCGGGGGTGTCTAAATATAACCTGTGGAACCTCCTGAACCTCCAGTTCGACCTGCTCACCTCGTTCTCGGAGTTCCCCCTGCGCGTGCTCCTCTACATGGGAACGGGGATGGCATTTCTCGGTGTCGCCTTCGGCGCGCTGCTGGTCGTGATGCGGATCTTCTACGGGGCCGCGTGGGCGGCGAACGGCATCTTCACCCTGTTCGCCGTCCTGTTCTTCTTCGTGGGGGCCCTCTTCTTCGCCCTCGGGATCATGGGGCAGTACATCGGCCGCATCTACCACGAGGTCCGCAAGCGACCGCGCTTCACGATCCGCAAACTCCACGAAGGATAA